From the genome of Alkalimarinus coralli:
GCATGAATGGGTCTCGACTTCCGATTGCTGTGGCACATGGCGAGGGGCGAGCAGAGTTCGCTTCTTCGGAAAAGCTTTCGGCTCTTAATTCAAGTGGATTAGTTTCATTACGCTATATTGATAATAGTGGCAATGTAACTGAGAAATACCCTGCAAACCCGAATGGCTCTCCTTTAGGTCTCTCTGGCGTGACCAGCGCGACTGGTAGGGTGTCTATAATGATGCCACACCCTGAAAGGGTGTTTCGAACTGTTCAAAATTCTTGGCATCCAAACGAGTGGGGAGAAGATGCTCCATGGATGAGGATGTTTAGAAATGCCAGGAAGTGGTTGAATTAAAATCGCTGTATATGCCTAAAAAACCGCCTCAATCACGAGGCGGTTTTTTTTTGCTATCAGCAGTAATTCTGGTGTGTAATTATTTGTTACAGAATAATTATATATGTAACTTGATGGCGTGAAGTTTTGATTAAAATATAAAGATTGAGGTGTTTTTGGGTTTAATTTTCTCCAAATTTTTCTCTTTTTAGGCTTGATTTTTATAAAGATGCTTTGATTTATGCACATTTTTATATGTTTCAATATATGGGGTGAATAATTGTCCAGTATCTTTTATGTTTGTGGTGTTGACAAATTTAACCACTTGATTATAAATAAGAATATTGTTGAGGTTAAATTCTCGTCAATTTAACAGGGTGTCAGTGTTTACGGGGATTCAGGTCGCTTTTCAAGGTTTTATCCCCAAAGATATCCACAGAATGTGTTGATAACTGTTTTCAATGCTGACTGGCTTATTTGATGTGTAACAAAAGGTCAATGGGTTGAGGTGGCCGACGTGTATAAGATCTGTTTTTATGTCCCTGAGTCTTATCTTGAGATTGTGAAAGAGGCCATGTTTGATGCTGGTGGTGGCCGAATAGGAGCGTATGAAAAGTGTTGCTGGCAGGTGAGCGGGGAGGGCCAGTTTAAACCTATGGCGGGAAGTAGTCCTTTCATAGGTGAGGTTGGTAGTCTGGAGCGCGTTAGCGAATTTAAAGTAGAGATGGTTTGTGAAAAGCAGAGCGTAAAAAGTGTTGTGTTGGCGCTGCGACAGGCTCACCCATATGAAGAGCCCGCTTTCGATGTGGTTGAATGTATTCAGTTGTAACGGCTGGCTTTACGTTATGCTTTTTTCCTTACGATATCTTTTACGTGAACCGGGAAATCATTAAGTTGGTGGTCTGCTATATAATGTTTGAGGGTTTGAAATACGGTTGGGAATGAGATGTGATCCCATGGAATGTCTTCGAGAGCAAAGAGTTTGGTTTCGAGCGTTTCATCTCCGGCACCAAAATGGCCATTAATCAGGCGAGCTCTAAAAAATATGTGTACCTGATCGATTTGAGGTACGTTCATAACTGTGTAAAGACCCTCCAGTTCGACTTTGGCCTCTGCCTCCTCCAGTGTTTCTCTTAATGCTGCTTCTGTTGTTGTTTCTTGATTTTCCATAAATCCGGCAGGTAGAGTCCAGTATCCCAATCTTGGCTCAATGGCTCGTTTGCATAGTAGTATCTTGCCATCAAATACTGGAAGGGTGCCTGCCACAATTTTGGGGTTTTGATAATGGACTATCTCACAATGAGTGCAGATATGGCGTAGCCGATTATCGCCTTTGGGTATCGCTTGCCTTAAATGACTGCCGCACTCGCTACAAAACTTCATAAATATTACCGGGAAAATTAGTTTGATTTAGTATATATCGATTGAAAAGCTGGGTCATGTTTAATGAATGTTTGCCTATAGTTGTTTGCTAGAATTGGCAGAAGCACA
Proteins encoded in this window:
- a CDS encoding Nif3-like dinuclear metal center hexameric protein — encoded protein: MYKICFYVPESYLEIVKEAMFDAGGGRIGAYEKCCWQVSGEGQFKPMAGSSPFIGEVGSLERVSEFKVEMVCEKQSVKSVVLALRQAHPYEEPAFDVVECIQL
- a CDS encoding NUDIX hydrolase, giving the protein MKFCSECGSHLRQAIPKGDNRLRHICTHCEIVHYQNPKIVAGTLPVFDGKILLCKRAIEPRLGYWTLPAGFMENQETTTEAALRETLEEAEAKVELEGLYTVMNVPQIDQVHIFFRARLINGHFGAGDETLETKLFALEDIPWDHISFPTVFQTLKHYIADHQLNDFPVHVKDIVRKKA